From a single Hemibagrus wyckioides isolate EC202008001 linkage group LG27, SWU_Hwy_1.0, whole genome shotgun sequence genomic region:
- the mxi1 gene encoding max-interacting protein 1 isoform X1, translating into MVKSERQKRDACKSEDSESGADSRNLDACPFSAVFGSRESPISTFLQNVQVLLQAASYIERAERKDGKCEHGYASTFPSIQSSNNYQRQRKFRNKKHSSNHNRSTHNELEKNRRAHLRLCLERLKALIPLGPDCNRHTTLGLLNKAKAHIKKLEEADRKSRYQLENLARKQRHLQRQLDSLRGTCKTERVRTDSVGSTPCSDHSERSDSDQEEIEVDVESTEFSHGELDSVSTASTSDLDDHSSLQSLASDEGYSSCSVKLAFSS; encoded by the exons atggtgAAAAGTGAGAGACAAAAGCGAGACGCATGCAAGAGCGAGGACTCAGAAAGCGGAGCGGACAGCAGGAATTTGGACGCTTGTCCATTTAGTGCGGTTTTCGGCTCCAGAGAATCTCCCATCAGCACTTTCCTCCAAAACGTCCAGGTTCTGCTGCAGGCGGCCAGCTACATTGAAAGAGCCGAGAGGAAGGATGGAA agtgCGAGCATGGCTACGCCTCGACGTTTCCGTCTATTCAGAGCTCCAACAACTACCAGAGACAAAGAAAATTCCGGAATAAGAAGCACAGCAGCAATCACAACAG GTCAACACACAACGAGTTGGAGAAGAACCG acgagccCACCTGCGTCTTTGTCTGGAGCGATTGAAGGCACTCATCCCGCTGGGACCCGACTGCAACCGTCACACTACGCTGGGCCTGCTTAACAAAGCCAAAGCACATataaag AAGCTGGAGGAGGCTGACCGGAAGTCTCGGTACCAGCTAGAGAATTTGGCGCGGAAGCAGCGACACCTCCAGAGGCAGCTGGACTCCCTTCGGGGGACGTGTAAGACTGAGAGGGTGCGCACAGACAGCGTGGGCTCCACCCCCTGCTCCGACCACTCCGAACGCTCCGACTCAGACCAAG AAGAGATCGAGGTGGACGTCGAGAGCACCGAGTTCTCCCATGGAGAGCTGGATAGCGTGAGCACGGCCAGCACCAGCGACCTGGATGACCACAGTAGCCTGCAGAGCCTGGCCAGCGACGAGGGCTACTCCTCCTGCAGCGTCAAGCTAGCCTTCAGCTCATAG
- the mxi1 gene encoding max-interacting protein 1 isoform X2 encodes MTAVLNIQRLLEAAEYLERRERECEHGYASTFPSIQSSNNYQRQRKFRNKKHSSNHNRSTHNELEKNRRAHLRLCLERLKALIPLGPDCNRHTTLGLLNKAKAHIKKLEEADRKSRYQLENLARKQRHLQRQLDSLRGTCKTERVRTDSVGSTPCSDHSERSDSDQEEIEVDVESTEFSHGELDSVSTASTSDLDDHSSLQSLASDEGYSSCSVKLAFSS; translated from the exons ATGACTGCGGTGCTGAACATCCAGAGGTTACTGGAAGCTGCTGAGTAtttagagagaagagaaagag agtgCGAGCATGGCTACGCCTCGACGTTTCCGTCTATTCAGAGCTCCAACAACTACCAGAGACAAAGAAAATTCCGGAATAAGAAGCACAGCAGCAATCACAACAG GTCAACACACAACGAGTTGGAGAAGAACCG acgagccCACCTGCGTCTTTGTCTGGAGCGATTGAAGGCACTCATCCCGCTGGGACCCGACTGCAACCGTCACACTACGCTGGGCCTGCTTAACAAAGCCAAAGCACATataaag AAGCTGGAGGAGGCTGACCGGAAGTCTCGGTACCAGCTAGAGAATTTGGCGCGGAAGCAGCGACACCTCCAGAGGCAGCTGGACTCCCTTCGGGGGACGTGTAAGACTGAGAGGGTGCGCACAGACAGCGTGGGCTCCACCCCCTGCTCCGACCACTCCGAACGCTCCGACTCAGACCAAG AAGAGATCGAGGTGGACGTCGAGAGCACCGAGTTCTCCCATGGAGAGCTGGATAGCGTGAGCACGGCCAGCACCAGCGACCTGGATGACCACAGTAGCCTGCAGAGCCTGGCCAGCGACGAGGGCTACTCCTCCTGCAGCGTCAAGCTAGCCTTCAGCTCATAG